One window of the Scyliorhinus torazame isolate Kashiwa2021f chromosome 24, sScyTor2.1, whole genome shotgun sequence genome contains the following:
- the LOC140400154 gene encoding histone H1.5-like, which produces MSDSAAAETAPPAATPVKAVKKQKAVPRKKQEGPGLGELILQIVAESGDRKGISLQAIKKALRSKGVDVDKQGNKIKQSVRRSVDNGILAQVKGTGASGSFKIVKKTIGGKVKTGAGKKPSVKKTAAKKSPKKTAATKTSVKKPAAKKSPKKPAAKKSPRKPAAKKSPKKPAAKKSPKKPAAKKSPKKPAAKKAAIPQKSAKKAAPKKRSPVKKTKGVKNPTQSRAKPKVKSATAKKPAKK; this is translated from the coding sequence atgagcgacagtgcagccgccgaaacggctcctccagccgccaccccagtcaaggctgtcaagaagcagaaggcggttccccggaagaaacaagaaggtcccgggctgggcgagctgatcctccagattgtggcggaaagcggcgatcgcaaggggatttccttacaggccataaagaaggcgctgcggagcaaaggggtcgatgtggataaacAGGGGAACAAGATCAAGCAAAGTGTCCGGAGGAGTGTGGACAACGGCATcttggctcaggtcaagggcacgggcgcctccggctcCTTCAAGATCGTTAAGAAGACAATCGGGGGGAAAGTGAAGACCGGAGCAGGCAAGAAACCATCAGTGAAGaaaacagcagccaagaaatctcccaagaaaacaGCAGCCACGAAAACTTCagtgaagaaaccagcagccaagaaatcccccaagaaaccagcagccaagaaatctcccaggaaaccagcagccaagaaatctcccaagaaaccagcagccaagaaatctcccaagaaaccagcagccaagaaatcgcccaagaaaccagcagccaagaaggcggcaattccccaaaagagcgcgaagaaagcagccccgaagaaaaGGTCTCCTGTGAAAAAGACCAAGGGCGTAAAAAATCCGACCCAATCGAGGGCCAAGCCCAAAGTGAAATCAGCAACggctaagaaaccagcaaagaagtga
- the LOC140400155 gene encoding histone H2B 7-like codes for MAEDKKAPAPKKGAKKTQKKVPVKGNKKRRRARKESYSIYIYKVMKQVHPDTGISSKAMSIMNSFVNDIFEHIAGEASRLAHYNKRRTISSREIQTAVRLLLPGELAKHAVSEGTKAVTKYTSSK; via the coding sequence atggctgaggacaagaaagctccagctcccaagaagggcgctaagaaaacccagaagaaggtaccagtgaagggcaacaagaagaggagacgagccaggaaggagagttactccatctacatctacaaagtgatgaagcaggttcaccccgacaccggcatctcctccaaggccatgagcatcatgaactccttcgtcaacgatattttcgagcacatcgcgggtgaggcttcccgcctggcccattacaacaagcgcagaaccatcagctcccgggagatccagaccgccgtgcgcctgctgctgcccggggaactggccaagcacgccgtgtcggaagggacaaaggcggtgaccaagtacaccagctccaagtaa